In Terriglobia bacterium, the DNA window AGACCAACGGCTTCGATCCGATGGGACGAGTCCGCGCGAAAGCGCACCTCGAGCTGGCCCGCGTCGGCAGCCGAGTCGCCGTGAGCGATCTTCGGTCGATCCTGAGGGATGCCACCCGGCGGCTGGATCCCGAGGTTCTGACCGCCGCGGAGCGCATCGGCACGCGGAGCGAGATCCCCGACCTGCTCCGAGCGTACGCCCGCGAGGACCGATTCATGCGGGAGCGCGTCGCGAGGACCCTGCGCGCGATCATGAAGCGTGAGCGAATACGGCGTCACAACGCGATGTTCCGTTCACTGACCGCGGAGCAGCGCCACGCGATGGAGGCGATCTTCCCGGCGCGGCCGCGACTCCGAGCGGCTGCACGGCGGACCGCGCCTCGTCGCTAGGGAGGTCCCGACCATGTCGAGAAAGCTCAACGTCCGGCGGCTCGAGATCGAGCGGGGCCAAAGGATCTTCTGCCGCGTGGACTACAACGTGCCGATCAAGGACGGGAAGGTGGGCGACGATACGAGGATCTCCGCCTCGCTGCCCACCCTCACGCTCCTGTCGGAGAGAGGCGCCCGCACGGTCCTGGCGTCGCACCTCGGCCGCCCCAAAGGGAAGGCGGCCCCCGAATTCTCGCTGAAGCCCGTCGCCGACCACCTCGCGGTCCTTCTCGGGAAGCCGGTGGCCTTCTCCTCTACCTGCATCGGTGACGACGCCGAGAGGGCCTCCCGCGAGATCGAGCCGGGCGGCTTTCTCGTGGTCGAGAACGTCCGATTCCACAAGGAGGAGGAGGCGAACGACGCCGCCTTCTCGGCGGCGCTCGCGCGCCTCGGCGACCTCTACGTGAACGACGCGTTCGGGTCGGCGCACCGCGCCCACGCCTCCACCGCGGGCGTGCCGGCGCTCTTGAAGCCCGCGGCGGCGGGGCTCCTCATGGAGGCGGAGCTCGAGCACCTGGGCCGCCTGCTCGAGAACCCGGAGTCCCCTTTCGTGGCGATCCTCGGCGGGGCGAAGGTCTCGGACAAGATCGAGCTGATCGAGAACCTGCTCCCGCACGTGGACCTGTTCCTCGTGGGCGGCGCCATGGCCTACACGTTTCTCAAGGCGTTCATGAGGCCGACCGGCCTCTCCCCCATCGAGGAGGACCGCACGACCCTCGCCAAAGCGCTGGTGCAGAGGGCTCGCGCCGCCGGCAAGGACTTCCTATTGCCGGTGGATCACGTGGTGACCGTGGGCGGCAAGGACGACGTGCACCACGTCACCGCGGGGGTCGACGTCGTCGGCGACGAGGCCGGCGTCGACATCGGCCCGAAGACGGCGGAGCTGTTCGCCTCGAGGATCGCCCAGGCTCGCACCGTGCTCTGGAACGGCCCCTTGGGCAAGTTCGAGACGGAGGCGT includes these proteins:
- a CDS encoding phosphoglycerate kinase, producing MSRKLNVRRLEIERGQRIFCRVDYNVPIKDGKVGDDTRISASLPTLTLLSERGARTVLASHLGRPKGKAAPEFSLKPVADHLAVLLGKPVAFSSTCIGDDAERASREIEPGGFLVVENVRFHKEEEANDAAFSAALARLGDLYVNDAFGSAHRAHASTAGVPALLKPAAAGLLMEAELEHLGRLLENPESPFVAILGGAKVSDKIELIENLLPHVDLFLVGGAMAYTFLKAFMRPTGLSPIEEDRTTLAKALVQRARAAGKDFLLPVDHVVTVGGKDDVHHVTAGVDVVGDEAGVDIGPKTAELFASRIAQARTVLWNGPLGKFETEAFSHGTRKVAEALATSAAVSVVGGGDTASAVKKFGLTSRMTHVSTGGGASLEFLSGLPLPGVEALDDAS